In Candidatus Wallbacteria bacterium, a single genomic region encodes these proteins:
- a CDS encoding NAD+ synthase gives MIISLAQINPTVGAITANADKIAAVFRSVASSGCELVIFPELSLTGYPPKDILERPWVINNVLGAIARLEKESAGHPECGLLVGAPIPTGMSSGKGLYNSALLIYQGKTVFTQAKTLLPNYDVFDETRYFDQNRCYDNFNFRGTSLGITICEDAWFHSAGLFNKKIYDVDPVQLAAMKADLLINIASSPFTSGKEKVRFQLFSEHAARHRVPFIYVNQVGGNDELIFDGGSMFIDSAGKSRLQLPCFEESIQRLDTDNPGTVKEQEPQEQIKSVHDALVLGVKDYFSKTGFKKAVLGLSGGIDSALVCCLAVEALSAENVLGITMPSQYSSAGSIEDSRKLALNLGIEFKIIPIKAVFDKNLEILTPHFRNMQPDLTEENLQARIRGNFLMAFSNKFNSILLSTGNKSEMAVGYCTLYGDMNGGLAVIADVPKTMIYRIAEYLNRGREIIPKATIEKAPSAELRPNQTDQDTLPPYPVLDAILHHYIEENLSYQEIVGKGFAPDTVAWVIKAIEKNEYKRRQAPLCLKVTSKSFGAGRRFPIAAVNEYK, from the coding sequence ATGATTATTTCTTTAGCCCAGATCAACCCCACAGTCGGCGCGATTACTGCCAATGCAGACAAAATCGCCGCTGTTTTCCGATCAGTTGCCTCATCCGGCTGCGAACTGGTGATATTTCCTGAACTCAGCCTGACCGGTTATCCTCCCAAGGATATTCTGGAACGGCCCTGGGTGATCAATAACGTGCTGGGAGCAATTGCCAGGCTTGAAAAAGAGAGTGCCGGACATCCTGAATGCGGCTTGCTGGTCGGCGCGCCGATTCCAACGGGCATGAGTTCAGGAAAAGGATTATACAATTCAGCTCTTCTCATCTATCAGGGGAAAACCGTATTTACTCAGGCCAAGACCCTGCTCCCGAATTATGATGTTTTCGATGAAACCCGGTATTTTGATCAGAATCGGTGCTATGACAACTTCAATTTCAGAGGTACATCTCTCGGCATCACAATCTGCGAAGACGCCTGGTTCCATTCCGCGGGATTGTTCAACAAGAAAATCTATGATGTCGACCCTGTGCAGCTTGCAGCCATGAAGGCTGACCTTCTCATCAATATCGCCAGTTCTCCCTTTACTTCAGGTAAAGAGAAAGTGAGATTCCAGCTGTTTTCCGAGCATGCCGCCAGGCACAGAGTCCCTTTTATCTATGTCAATCAGGTCGGAGGCAACGATGAACTGATCTTTGACGGCGGCAGCATGTTCATCGATAGTGCAGGGAAATCAAGGCTGCAGCTTCCCTGTTTTGAAGAATCCATTCAGCGGCTGGACACTGATAATCCCGGGACTGTAAAGGAGCAGGAACCACAGGAACAGATTAAATCCGTGCATGATGCTCTGGTGCTGGGAGTTAAGGATTATTTTAGCAAGACCGGCTTCAAGAAGGCAGTGCTGGGACTCTCCGGAGGAATCGATTCAGCCCTGGTCTGCTGCCTGGCTGTGGAAGCGCTCTCTGCGGAAAATGTGCTTGGAATCACCATGCCTTCCCAGTACTCCTCTGCCGGAAGTATCGAAGATTCACGAAAACTGGCTCTAAATCTCGGGATCGAATTCAAGATCATCCCGATCAAAGCTGTATTCGATAAAAACCTGGAGATATTGACACCCCATTTCAGAAACATGCAGCCGGATTTGACTGAAGAAAACCTGCAGGCCAGGATCAGGGGAAATTTTTTGATGGCTTTTTCCAACAAATTCAATTCCATCCTGCTTTCCACAGGCAACAAGAGCGAAATGGCGGTCGGCTACTGCACATTGTACGGCGACATGAACGGAGGCCTGGCTGTGATCGCTGACGTACCGAAAACCATGATTTACAGGATCGCAGAGTACCTGAACCGCGGAAGAGAGATAATTCCGAAGGCCACCATCGAGAAAGCGCCCTCAGCTGAACTGAGACCAAATCAGACTGATCAGGATACACTGCCTCCATATCCCGTGCTGGATGCGATCCTGCATCATTACATTGAGGAAAACCTGTCTTATCAGGAAATCGTAGGCAAGGGCTTCGCGCCTGACACTGTAGCCTGGGTGATCAAGGCCATCGAAAAAAATGAATACAAGCGCAGGCAGGCGCCGCTCTGCCTGAAAGTGACTTCCAAATCTTTCGGAGCAGGCCGCCGTTTCCCGATCGCGGCAGTGAACGAGTATAAATGA